From the genome of Vicia villosa cultivar HV-30 ecotype Madison, WI linkage group LG2, Vvil1.0, whole genome shotgun sequence, one region includes:
- the LOC131651737 gene encoding ninja-family protein AFP3-like, with protein MKMEKYPRDLLERLCVSSGGSDNNNIHNTATTRTRTAQQTQNAQQHHHQQYHQYLRENKHGEQEEEEEEDEDEGIELNLGLSLGGRFGVDKHAKNKKLIRSSSVVGTMPLLREDIAVAAGVASPTPAYPTLMRASSLPTETEEEWRKRKELQTLRRMEAKRRRSEKQRVSISKSEKDSISTVAPSGGGCSEEVEGGSGGATMVLNRSTVAATMPPLGLPNWAVASKQVVLGDVLGKGKIGVGFQGMMFVQPSSQGSVESQGGSSSSVSEMDSKPFLGSSSCGEARSPASNQSLQERSNQDSVGSSGVPKTRDNLTRTTSRSELMENASKKPQPAQNIGKEIGTNSMEDMPCVFTKGGGPNGRRIEGILYKYGKGEEVRIMCVCHGNFLSPAEFVKHAGGEDVAHPLRHIVVNPSAAPFL; from the exons atgaagatggagaAATATCCGAGAGATCTGTTAGAGAGACTCTGTGTTTCAAGTGGTGGAAGTGATAATAACAATATTCATAACAcagcaacaacaagaacaagaaccgCACAACAAACACAGAAcgcacaacaacatcatcatcaacaatatcatcaatatcttCGTGAGAACAAGCATGGTGAACAAGAGGAGGAGGaagaagaggatgaagatgaagggATTGAACTGAATCTTGGTCTTTCCTTAGGTGGTAGATTTGGTGTTGACAAGCATGCTAAGAATAAGAAGCTTATTAGATCTTCTTCTGTGGTTGGAACAATGCCTTTGCTCCGGGAAGATATTGCGGTGGCCGCCGGAGTGGCTTCGCCAACTCCGGCGTATCCGACTCTTATGAGAGCTTCGTCGTTACCGACGGAGACAGAAGAGGAGTGGAGGAAGAGGAAGGAGTTACAGACTCTGCGGAGGATGGAGGCTAAGAGACGCAGGTCAGAGAAGCAAAGAGTTTCCATTTCAAAGTCAGAGAAAGATTCCATTTCCACCGTGGCACCTAGTGGTGGTGGTTGTTCAGAGGAAGTAGAGGGTGGTTCTGGTGGTGCAACAATGGTGTTGAACAGATCAACAGTTGCTGCTACTATGCCACCTTTGGGATTACCGAATTGGGCTGTTGCATCAAAGCAAGTGGTTCTTGGTGATGTGTTAGGGAAAGGGAAAATTGGGGTTGGTtttcaaggaatgatgtttgtACAACCATCTTCTCAAGGTTCAGTAGAATCACAAGGTGGAAGTTCTTCATCAGTGTCTGAAATGGATAGCAAACCTTTTCTAG GATCAAGCAGTTGTGGTGAAGCAAGAAGCCCAGCTAGCAATCAGTCCTTACAGGAAAGAAGCAACCAGGACTCCGTCGGTTCATCAGGAGTGCCAAAGACAAGAGACAATTTGACTAGAACAACTTCAAGATCGGAGTTAATGGAGAATGCATCTAAAAAACCTCAACCTGCTCAAAATATTGGGAAGGAAATTGGAACAAACTCAATGGAAGACATGCCTTGTGTATTTACGAAAGGGGGCGGTCCTAATGGAAGAAGAATTGAGGGAATCTTATATAAATATGGCAAAGGGGAAGAAGTGAGGATAATGTGTGTGTGCCATGGAAACTTTCTGTCTCCAGCTGAGTTTGTTAAGCATGCAGGTGGCGAAGATGTTGCTCATCCTCTTAGACATATTGTTGTTAACCCTTCTGCTGCTCCCTTTTTGTGA